In Streptomyces capitiformicae, one genomic interval encodes:
- a CDS encoding MFS transporter has product MSQHINELPEDLDRPANEPESTRPKRTESVFSGPYRALSLGVILSVGMVAFESLGVATVLPDIARDLDGLGAYGWGLSALMLANIIGTVLAGRTADLRGPWTPAVVGMAVFAAGCALAGAAGSWPLFLAGRFLQGLGVGAVMAMAYTVIGLAYPEHLRARMFALLSSAWTIPSLIGPVLAGTLSDSTTWRAVFLLMLPIVAVAALLALPGLRRLERPQGERTAAPAEPWWKGPLANSVLLTVGTGVLLQALLLENLMLLAVLAVTGAAIALPALRRVTPEGTLTARAGLGAGVVIRGLLCGVYFGSEAYLPLGLQELRGQSAWAAGLGLSAGAITWVAGSAWQAKRDAAPGGRTTGVALGFAVLLAGVGLITLSILTDALPAWFAVVGWAIGGIGMGVAFNAATTDTLGQTPAERQGEMSAALQLAQTLATGVIAGLGGAALALSEHYDAGTRVALGSLFGLTALLALVGIVLARRLRAPAVAG; this is encoded by the coding sequence ATGTCCCAGCACATCAACGAGTTACCGGAGGACCTGGACAGGCCCGCGAACGAGCCGGAGAGCACGCGGCCGAAACGGACGGAGAGCGTCTTCTCCGGCCCGTACCGGGCGCTCAGTCTCGGCGTGATCCTGTCCGTGGGCATGGTCGCGTTCGAGTCCCTCGGGGTCGCCACCGTCCTGCCCGACATCGCCCGGGACCTGGACGGACTCGGTGCCTACGGGTGGGGTCTGTCCGCGCTGATGCTCGCGAACATCATCGGCACCGTGCTCGCCGGGCGGACCGCCGACCTGCGCGGCCCGTGGACCCCGGCGGTAGTCGGCATGGCCGTTTTCGCGGCGGGCTGCGCGCTGGCCGGCGCGGCCGGCTCCTGGCCGCTGTTCCTGGCGGGCCGCTTCCTCCAGGGCCTGGGCGTGGGCGCCGTGATGGCCATGGCCTACACGGTGATCGGCCTGGCCTACCCCGAGCACCTGCGGGCGAGGATGTTCGCCCTGCTCTCCTCGGCCTGGACGATCCCCTCGCTGATCGGCCCGGTCCTGGCGGGCACCCTGTCGGACAGCACCACCTGGCGCGCGGTGTTCCTGCTGATGCTGCCGATCGTGGCGGTCGCCGCGCTGCTCGCCCTGCCCGGTCTGCGCCGCCTCGAACGCCCGCAGGGCGAACGCACGGCGGCCCCGGCCGAGCCGTGGTGGAAAGGCCCGCTGGCCAACTCCGTGCTGCTGACGGTGGGCACCGGCGTGCTGCTCCAGGCGCTGCTGCTGGAGAACCTGATGCTGCTCGCCGTCCTCGCGGTGACCGGTGCCGCCATCGCCCTGCCGGCGCTGCGCCGGGTCACCCCCGAGGGGACCCTGACGGCGCGTGCCGGACTGGGCGCCGGTGTGGTGATCCGGGGGCTGCTGTGCGGGGTGTACTTCGGCAGCGAGGCCTATCTGCCGCTGGGCCTGCAGGAGTTGCGCGGGCAGAGCGCGTGGGCGGCCGGACTCGGCCTGTCGGCGGGTGCCATCACCTGGGTGGCGGGTTCGGCCTGGCAGGCCAAGCGGGACGCCGCCCCAGGCGGGCGGACCACCGGCGTGGCCCTCGGCTTCGCCGTCCTGCTGGCCGGTGTCGGCCTGATCACCCTGTCGATCCTGACCGACGCCCTCCCGGCGTGGTTCGCGGTCGTGGGCTGGGCCATCGGCGGTATCGGCATGGGCGTGGCGTTCAACGCCGCCACCACCGACACGCTGGGGCAGACCCCGGCTGAGCGCCAGGGCGAGATGAGCGCGGCGCTCCAGCTCGCGCAGACCCTCGCGACCGGTGTGATCGCCGGCCTCGGCGGCGCGGCCCTCGCCCTTTCCGAGCACTACGACGCGGGCACCCG
- a CDS encoding ATP-binding protein: MLSRDCEVSDLQRVLASAASGAGASLLIEGGIGSGKSYLMRAAVRTARAHGFETMSTRARPSGTALPYDVLRQLHGFPGPAGPGKPLAGELAGELAEGWLDQLVGSLARRKPLLLAVDDLHWADQSSLHRLEQLMARLEGLPVALVGTLAPGLAPPREEPRGDGRGTLARVVSDFHQRTVLSGLAPDAVGYLLASRSTSTA; encoded by the coding sequence GTGCTCAGTCGCGACTGTGAAGTGTCCGATTTACAAAGGGTCCTGGCCTCCGCCGCGTCCGGCGCGGGAGCCAGTCTCCTGATCGAAGGGGGCATCGGGTCCGGGAAGTCGTACCTGATGCGGGCCGCCGTCAGGACCGCCCGCGCCCACGGATTCGAGACGATGTCCACCCGCGCCCGGCCCTCCGGCACCGCCCTGCCCTACGACGTGCTGCGCCAACTGCACGGTTTCCCGGGGCCCGCGGGCCCCGGGAAACCGCTCGCCGGTGAACTCGCCGGTGAACTCGCCGAGGGCTGGCTCGACCAGCTCGTCGGCTCACTCGCCCGGCGCAAGCCGCTGTTGCTCGCGGTGGACGACCTGCACTGGGCCGACCAGAGCTCGCTGCACAGGCTGGAGCAGCTGATGGCCCGTCTCGAGGGGCTGCCGGTGGCGCTGGTGGGCACGCTCGCCCCGGGCCTGGCCCCGCCCCGGGAGGAGCCGCGGGGAGACGGGAGGGGCACCCTCGCCCGTGTCGTCTCCGACTTCCACCAGCGCACCGTACTGTCCGGCCTGGCCCCGGACGCCGTCGGCTACCTGCTGGCCTCCCGCTCCACCTCTACCGCTTGA
- a CDS encoding TetR/AcrR family transcriptional regulator produces MVNRSQGAEGAASLTAQPARGRPRDERIDTAVRSAVLEILNEVGYGRLTLEAVAARAGTTKPTLRRRWRSRQHLVVSALVQTMGSSPTPDTGCTHCDLIAGIRTLSHAFTTTVGRRALPALIADLADDPELESEFLNELFHPRRAATAAALRRGIRRGDIRADADIDLLLDMLASTAYYRVLFGHLPLTPTLAEDVVEVVLRGVATPQWHSNHGAVDSL; encoded by the coding sequence ATGGTGAACAGATCACAGGGCGCGGAGGGTGCCGCCTCGCTCACGGCGCAGCCCGCGAGGGGCCGCCCGCGCGACGAACGCATCGACACCGCCGTACGGAGCGCCGTGCTGGAGATCCTCAACGAGGTCGGCTACGGCCGGCTCACCCTGGAGGCGGTCGCCGCCCGCGCCGGCACCACCAAGCCGACCCTGCGCCGCCGCTGGCGCTCCCGACAGCACCTCGTGGTCAGCGCGCTCGTGCAGACGATGGGTTCCTCACCCACCCCCGACACCGGCTGCACCCACTGCGACCTCATCGCCGGCATCCGCACCCTGAGCCACGCCTTCACCACCACCGTCGGACGCCGCGCCCTGCCCGCGCTGATCGCGGACCTCGCCGATGACCCGGAGCTGGAGTCGGAGTTCCTCAACGAGCTGTTCCACCCGCGCCGCGCCGCCACGGCCGCCGCTCTGCGCCGGGGCATCCGGCGCGGCGACATCCGTGCCGACGCCGACATCGACCTGCTGCTCGACATGCTGGCCTCCACCGCCTACTACCGGGTGCTCTTCGGTCACCTGCCGCTCACGCCGACCCTCGCGGAGGACGTCGTGGAAGTCGTCCTCAGGGGCGTGGCCACCCCGCAGTGGCACAGCAACCACGGAGCCGTGGACAGCCTCTGA